The Mesorhizobium loti DNA segment TCGCCCTGCCGCTCGCAGCGCATCGAAATGTTGGTAGCGTCGGACGAGGCGACATCGGGCTCGGTCATCAGATAGGCCGAGCGGATTTTCCCGTCCAGAAGCGGTTCAAGCCACGCTTTCTTATGGTCGGCCGAGCCGTAGCGCTCCAGCACCTCCATATTGCCGGTGTCCGGGGCCGAGCAGTTGAAAGTCTCCGCGCCGAGATGCGCCTTGCCCATTTCCTCGGCGAGATAGGCATATTCGACGGTGGAAAGGCCGTAGCCGCGCTCCGAGCCGGTCAGCCAGAAATTCCACAGGCCGCGCTCTTTTGCGGTCTTCTTCAGCCCTTCGAGGATCTCGCTCTGGCGGGCGCTGTAGGTCCAGCGGTCGCCCGCCTTGCCCACCTCGCCCAAAAATTCCTTGTCGAGCGGCATGATCTCGTCGCGCACCATGGCCGCGACGCGCGCGTGGACCGGCTTCAGCCGCTCGGTCATGCCGAGATTCATCTCCGTCATCGGTCGCTAACCCTTCATAGAGGCCCGGCAATTTACCCGTGGCAAGGATGACCGCACTTCGGATAGCCTTGTCAACGCGAACTCTTTGCCCAGGGCAAAGCGCGGAGGATTGGAATGGCCTATCTCGACGAGCTGTTTTCGGTGGCCGGCAAGACCGCGCTGGTGACGGGCGCGGCGACCGGCATCGGCCGCATGGCGGCGACAGCGCTGGTCAAGGGCGGCGCCAGCGTCATGATCGCTTCGCGCAAGGGCGAGGACTGCATCAGGGTCGCCAATGCGCTGAACGGGCTCGGCGCCCCTGGCCGGGCCGAGGGCTTCGCCGGCGACGTCTCCAGCGAGGCTGGCATCGCCGCACTCGTCGCCGAGGTCAAGGCGCGAACCGGCAAACTCGACATTCTGATCAACAATGCCGGCGTTTCCTGGGGCGCGCCGATCGAGAGCTTCCCCTATTCGGCATGGGCCAAGGTGCTCGGCGTCAACGTCACCGCGGTCTTCCATCTGACGCGTGAATTGCTGCCGCTGCTGGAAGCCGCCGCCAGCGATGCGGATCCGGCCCGCGTGATCAATCTCGGTTCGGTGATGGGCACGCAGCCGTTGGCCGACGACGCCTATTCCTACACGGCGTCCAAGGCCGCGGTCCATCATCTGACACGTACGCTCGCGCTCGAGTTCGCCGCCCGGCGCATCACCGTCAACGCCTTTGCTCCCGGCCCCTTTCAGAGCCGCATGACGGCCTTTGCCACCGGTACCGATGAACAGGCCAGACACGTCGGCAGCCATGTTCCGATCGGCCGTATCGGCGCAGCGGATGACATTGCCGGCGCAACGCTCTATTTGTGCAGCCGTGCAGGCAGCTATGTCACCGGCGCCATCCTGCCGATCGACGGCGGGCAGTCGGTGCAGCATGGATTGACCTTGTTCAAGGAATGACATTTTCCGGCCGTAGAAGCCGGAGGTGAACTGGAGGACATGAGCGTGGAACCGATCAGTCTCGACGTGCTTCTGGCCAGTGTCGGCAAGGAAGTGGGCGTTTCGCCGTGGCGGGTGGTGACGCAGCGCATGATCGACCAGTTCGCCGACGCCACCGACGACCACCAGTTCATCCACTGCGACCCTGAGCGGGCCAAGCGCGAAACGCCGTTCGGCGGCACCATCGCGCATGGCTTCCTGTCGCTGTCGCTGCTGTCGGCGATGACATTCGAGACAATGCCGCCGCTGGAGAACAGCAAGATGGGCGTCAACCACGGCTTCGATTCGCTGCGCTTCCTGGCCCCGGTGAAGACCGGCGCGCGCATCCGCACCCGTTTCGTGCTGGCTGACGTCAAGGTCAGGCCATCCGGCTGGGTGCAGACGGCGCATGACGTGACGATCGAGATCGAGGGCTCGAAGAAACCGGCGCTGACCGCCCGCTGGCTGACGCTGACGCTGATCGAACGCCAGCCCGAGACCGCATGAGCGACGCCAACGCGCTCGACCAGGCAGCGCTTGCGCCTTACCTCGAGGCGGAAATCCCCGGTTTTTCCGGGTTCGCGTCAATCGAAAAGTTCAAATCCGGCCAGTCCAACCCGACCTATCTCATCACGGCGGCCAGCGGTCGCTATGTGCTGCGCGCCAAGCCGCCGGGGCAATTGCTGAAATCGGCGCATCAGGTCGACCGCGAATTCCGCGTGATGAAGGCGCTTGCCGGCACCGCCGTGCCGGTGCCGGCAATGCTGCATCTGTCGGAGGAAGACTCGCCGATCGGCCGCATGTTCTATGTCATGGATTTTCTGGACGGCCGTATCTTCTGGGATCCGGCATTGCCTGAGGCGCGCGACAATGACGAGCGCACCACGATCTACAACGCCATGAACGGCACGCTCGCGGCCCTGCACGATGTTGACGTCGACGCAGCGGGGCTTTCCGATTTCGGCCGCCCGGGCAATTATTTCGAGCGGCAGCTGGCGCGCTGGACCAGCCAATACCGCGCCTCGGAAACCGGCGCCATTGCCGACATGGACGAGCTGATCGCCTGGCTGGAAACGCACATGCCAGCTGATGACGGCCTGATATCGCTGGTGCATGGCGACTACCGGCTGGACAATCTGATCTTCGCGCCGGGCCAACCAAGGGTCATCGCGGTGCTCGACTGGGAGTTGTCTACGCTTGGCCACCCCTTTGCCGACATCGCCTATCAATGCATGCAGTGGCGTCTGCCGCATGCATCGGGCTTTCGCGGCTTGGGCGGTATCGACCGCGCCGCGCTCGGCCTGCCTTCCGAAGAAGACTATGTCGCCGCCTATTGCCGGCGGCGCGGGCTCGGCGGCATCGGCAACTGGACCTTCTTCCTTGCCTTCTCCTTCTTCCGTCTGGCGGCGATCTGCCAGGGCGTCTACAGGCGCGCGCTGGACGGCAATGCCTCCAATCCCGAAAAGGCCAGAACCTATGGCGAGGCGGTGAAGCTGCTTTCGCATCTCGCCGCCAGACTGATCGACAAGCAGACATAATGAGGAGCCATGATGGGCCGCTTTGACGGAGCAACGGTCCTGATCACGGGTACCGCCGGCGGCCTCGGCCGTGGTGCCGCGAAGGGCTTTGCCACGGAAGGCGCCCGGCTGGTGCTGTCGGACATCGACGAAAAGGCGCTCGCCGATCTTGCCGCGACCTTGCCGGCCGAAACCGCGATCCTGGCCGGCGACGTGGCGGACGAAAAACTGTCCGAGGATCTGGTCAGGCTGGCGGTCGAAAGATTCGGCCGGCTGGATGTCGCCGTCAACAATGCCGGCATCGTCCAGAGTTTCGTGCGCCT contains these protein-coding regions:
- a CDS encoding aminoglycoside phosphotransferase, whose amino-acid sequence is MSDANALDQAALAPYLEAEIPGFSGFASIEKFKSGQSNPTYLITAASGRYVLRAKPPGQLLKSAHQVDREFRVMKALAGTAVPVPAMLHLSEEDSPIGRMFYVMDFLDGRIFWDPALPEARDNDERTTIYNAMNGTLAALHDVDVDAAGLSDFGRPGNYFERQLARWTSQYRASETGAIADMDELIAWLETHMPADDGLISLVHGDYRLDNLIFAPGQPRVIAVLDWELSTLGHPFADIAYQCMQWRLPHASGFRGLGGIDRAALGLPSEEDYVAAYCRRRGLGGIGNWTFFLAFSFFRLAAICQGVYRRALDGNASNPEKARTYGEAVKLLSHLAARLIDKQT
- a CDS encoding nodulation protein N; translated protein: MSVEPISLDVLLASVGKEVGVSPWRVVTQRMIDQFADATDDHQFIHCDPERAKRETPFGGTIAHGFLSLSLLSAMTFETMPPLENSKMGVNHGFDSLRFLAPVKTGARIRTRFVLADVKVRPSGWVQTAHDVTIEIEGSKKPALTARWLTLTLIERQPETA